A single genomic interval of Barnesiella intestinihominis YIT 11860 harbors:
- a CDS encoding succinate dehydrogenase/fumarate reductase iron-sulfur subunit — protein MEKTINITLKVWRQKGPKEKGRFEEYKLNGVSTDSSFLEMLDLLNEQLINEGKEPVVFDHDCREGICGMCSLYINGHPHGPDTSVTTCQLHMRKFNDGDVITVEPWRSAGFPVIRDLMVDRRAFDKIQQAGGYISVNTGGAQDANAIPISKIDADEAMDSATCIGCGACVAACKNGSAMLFVSAKVSQFALLPQGRVEAAERARAMVAKMDELGFGNCTNTGACAAECPKNISLTNIARLNREFICAKLKD, from the coding sequence ATGGAAAAAACAATAAATATAACACTCAAAGTTTGGCGCCAGAAAGGTCCCAAAGAAAAAGGTAGATTTGAGGAATATAAACTTAATGGTGTATCTACCGACAGCTCTTTCCTCGAAATGCTCGACTTGCTCAACGAGCAACTGATTAACGAAGGCAAAGAGCCTGTAGTATTCGACCACGATTGCCGCGAAGGTATTTGCGGTATGTGTTCGCTCTATATCAACGGACACCCCCACGGGCCCGACACCAGCGTTACCACTTGCCAATTGCACATGCGTAAATTCAACGACGGAGACGTAATCACCGTAGAACCGTGGCGTTCGGCCGGGTTCCCCGTTATTCGCGACTTGATGGTAGACCGTCGTGCATTCGACAAAATACAGCAAGCCGGAGGATATATCTCGGTAAACACGGGCGGTGCACAAGATGCCAACGCAATTCCTATCTCTAAAATCGATGCCGACGAGGCTATGGACTCGGCTACTTGTATCGGTTGCGGAGCTTGCGTAGCAGCTTGTAAAAACGGTTCGGCCATGTTGTTCGTTTCGGCTAAGGTAAGCCAATTCGCTCTGCTGCCGCAAGGCCGCGTAGAGGCTGCCGAACGCGCTCGTGCTATGGTTGCCAAGATGGACGAATTGGGATTCGGTAACTGTACCAACACCGGTGCTTGTGCCGCCGAATGTCCTAAAAACATTTCGTTGACGAATATCGCCCGTTTGAACCGCGAGTTCATTTGCGCTAAACTGAAAGACTAA